From a single Streptomyces liliifuscus genomic region:
- a CDS encoding TolB-like translocation protein yields the protein MRAALGATVVVCAVMTGLPGAASAEPMTVAGVASDSGAGVERISVASDGTQGDGDSVGATITTDGRRIAFSSLAKNLTPANPATGERVFVRDQRTSRTTLMSTLTSPAQRPVISGDGQYVALWGLLQRDTKTFLSQVSSGSTIGINCPGLSCSQPSLSADGRHIAQVATFSRPPSRQRIEVRDWRADTTETVAEFAHTVPSRPSISGDGRFVAYQDGQAEDVFVWDRTDNTSSGPIEGPSKAAALVQLSKDGGKVVYLSGSDTYVHDESSGTDQLVPNVRGVAIDPTGRYLLYAPHDTSGPSLMLRDLQTGTDEIVSNQLASAGTDAVSAGGRDVVFHSTADDIVPGDTNGKSDVFIRRFY from the coding sequence GTGCGGGCCGCCTTAGGCGCCACGGTCGTGGTGTGCGCGGTCATGACGGGGCTGCCCGGAGCCGCTTCGGCCGAGCCCATGACCGTGGCGGGCGTCGCGAGCGACAGCGGAGCCGGGGTCGAGCGGATCAGTGTCGCAAGCGACGGTACCCAGGGCGACGGCGACTCCGTCGGCGCCACGATCACCACCGACGGCCGGCGTATCGCCTTCTCGTCGTTGGCGAAGAACCTCACCCCAGCCAACCCGGCGACGGGGGAGAGGGTGTTCGTCCGCGACCAGCGGACGAGCCGGACCACGCTGATGAGCACCCTCACCTCCCCGGCCCAGCGCCCGGTGATCAGCGGTGACGGGCAATACGTCGCCCTGTGGGGGCTGTTGCAAAGGGACACGAAGACTTTCCTGTCCCAGGTGAGCTCGGGAAGCACGATCGGCATCAACTGCCCGGGCCTCAGCTGCAGTCAGCCGTCGCTGAGCGCGGACGGCCGCCACATCGCCCAGGTCGCCACCTTCAGTCGACCGCCGTCCCGGCAGCGCATCGAGGTACGGGACTGGCGCGCCGACACCACGGAGACCGTCGCCGAGTTCGCCCACACCGTCCCGTCCCGGCCGTCCATCAGCGGTGACGGCCGCTTTGTCGCCTACCAGGACGGCCAGGCGGAGGACGTCTTCGTGTGGGACCGGACCGACAACACCTCCTCCGGCCCGATCGAGGGCCCGTCCAAGGCGGCGGCGCTCGTCCAGCTCAGCAAGGACGGCGGCAAGGTCGTGTACCTCTCGGGCTCCGACACCTACGTCCACGACGAGAGCTCGGGCACCGACCAACTGGTGCCGAACGTGCGGGGCGTGGCCATCGATCCGACCGGACGCTATCTGCTGTACGCCCCGCACGACACGAGCGGACCGTCGCTCATGCTGCGCGACCTGCAGACGGGCACCGACGAGATCGTCTCGAACCAACTCGCCTCGGCCGGGACCGACGCGGTCAGCGCCGGTGGGCGCGACGTGGTCTTCCATTCCACGGCCGACGACATCGTGCCCGGCGACACCAACGGCAAGTCGGACGTGTTCATCCGCCGCTTCTACTGA
- a CDS encoding D-2-hydroxyacid dehydrogenase, whose product MGTEERAPGRLRVAVAAPLSEDNRARILALEPRIDLVVDQSLFPPMRWPADFAGDPSWHRTPAQQRAYEESLDSADALYGIPDVDPAALARTVRANRGLRWVHTMAAGGGSQVKAARLTADELERVLFTTSAGVHGQPLAEFALFGVLGGAKGLPRLIRGQRDHEWGGRWTMGQVSEQTILLLGLGGIGRVVAQQLHALGAKVIGTSRNGTGVPGVHEVVPLDRIAEVAPTVDAVVNTLPGTAATEHLLDKRFFDALRPGATLVNVGRGSVVDENALIEALDSGRVGFAALDVFETEPLPAHSPLWNHDHVLVSPHTAALSPAEDRLIAELFAANATRLLDGESLLNRVDTVEFY is encoded by the coding sequence ATGGGAACCGAGGAACGAGCCCCCGGCAGGCTCCGCGTCGCGGTCGCCGCGCCACTGTCGGAGGACAACCGCGCGCGGATCCTCGCGCTGGAACCACGGATCGACCTCGTCGTCGACCAGTCCCTGTTCCCACCGATGCGGTGGCCGGCCGACTTCGCCGGTGACCCGTCCTGGCACCGCACACCGGCACAACAACGGGCCTACGAGGAGTCCCTCGACTCGGCCGACGCGCTCTACGGCATCCCCGATGTGGACCCGGCCGCCCTGGCACGTACGGTCCGCGCCAACCGGGGGCTGCGCTGGGTGCACACGATGGCGGCGGGCGGCGGCAGCCAGGTGAAGGCCGCACGGCTCACCGCCGACGAGCTCGAACGGGTCCTGTTCACCACCTCCGCCGGAGTGCACGGGCAGCCGCTCGCGGAGTTCGCCCTCTTCGGCGTACTCGGCGGAGCGAAGGGCCTCCCCCGCCTGATCCGAGGGCAGCGCGATCACGAGTGGGGCGGCCGCTGGACGATGGGGCAGGTGAGCGAGCAGACGATCCTGCTGCTCGGCCTCGGCGGCATCGGCCGGGTCGTCGCCCAACAGCTGCACGCGCTGGGCGCCAAGGTCATCGGAACGAGCAGGAACGGCACCGGCGTTCCCGGGGTCCACGAGGTCGTACCCCTCGACCGGATCGCCGAGGTGGCACCGACGGTGGACGCCGTCGTGAACACGCTCCCCGGCACCGCGGCGACCGAGCACCTGCTCGACAAGCGGTTCTTCGACGCCCTGAGGCCCGGCGCGACCCTCGTGAACGTCGGCCGCGGAAGCGTTGTCGACGAGAACGCCCTGATCGAGGCCCTCGACTCCGGCCGAGTCGGCTTCGCCGCACTGGACGTCTTCGAGACGGAACCACTCCCGGCCCACAGCCCCCTCTGGAACCACGACCACGTCCTGGTGAGCCCCCACACCGCCGCCCTCAGCCCCGCCGAGGACCGCCTCATCGCGGAACTCTTCGCCGCCAACGCCACGCGGCTACTCGACGGAGAGAGCCTGCTGAACCGCGTGGACACGGTCGAGTTCTACTGA
- a CDS encoding 5-oxoprolinase subunit C family protein → MTTKRMKTTATAMKTVALQFTRTGWTTTFQDLGRRDTERRGVPTGGAADQHSAVVANLLVGNPRGATLIENLGGELALVPDADVLLAVTGAPARVTVGGAPVDSWSPLVVPKGHEVRVHAYAGRGTRTYLAVNGTLAAETLLGSAAPDARMGFGQVVTRGSRVLLETDFQGFRRRLFEPPLFRLPVPVPRFDEGTWVVDVVASHGIHAIPGIREVIEEAEYVVTPRSNHVGLRLEGPVLHPDTDTEIVSHGVPVGALQIPHADELIVLGRYRSLTAGYPIVGVASRACLPLLGQAGPGRRLRFRWTDRESSLRRFARREEEVCALEHAVAEAFAALGFETSLPRH, encoded by the coding sequence ATGACGACGAAGAGGATGAAGACGACGGCGACGGCGATGAAGACCGTGGCGCTCCAATTCACCCGCACCGGATGGACCACCACCTTCCAGGACCTCGGCCGCCGCGACACGGAACGGCGCGGTGTCCCCACCGGCGGTGCCGCCGACCAGCACTCCGCGGTCGTCGCCAACCTCCTCGTGGGCAACCCACGTGGCGCGACCCTGATCGAGAACCTCGGCGGCGAGTTGGCCCTCGTTCCCGACGCCGACGTCCTGCTCGCGGTGACCGGCGCCCCCGCCCGGGTCACCGTCGGCGGCGCCCCCGTCGACAGCTGGTCGCCGCTCGTGGTGCCGAAGGGTCATGAGGTACGGGTCCACGCCTATGCCGGCCGGGGGACCCGCACCTATCTCGCCGTGAACGGCACGCTCGCCGCGGAGACCCTGCTGGGCAGCGCCGCCCCGGACGCCCGGATGGGGTTCGGGCAGGTCGTCACCCGGGGCTCGCGCGTACTGCTGGAAACGGACTTCCAGGGATTCCGGCGCCGACTGTTCGAGCCGCCGCTGTTCCGGCTGCCCGTTCCCGTCCCGCGCTTCGACGAAGGGACTTGGGTCGTCGATGTCGTCGCGAGCCACGGAATCCACGCGATCCCCGGCATCCGCGAGGTGATCGAGGAGGCGGAGTACGTCGTCACCCCCCGCTCCAACCACGTCGGGCTGCGGCTCGAAGGCCCGGTGCTCCACCCGGACACCGACACCGAGATCGTGTCGCACGGGGTTCCCGTCGGGGCGCTGCAGATCCCGCACGCGGACGAGCTCATCGTGCTCGGCAGATACCGGAGCCTGACGGCGGGCTATCCGATCGTCGGCGTCGCCTCGCGGGCCTGTCTGCCGCTGCTCGGGCAGGCCGGTCCTGGGCGGCGACTGCGGTTCCGCTGGACCGACCGCGAGAGTTCGCTCCGCCGGTTCGCGCGGCGCGAGGAGGAGGTGTGCGCGCTCGAACACGCGGTCGCGGAGGCGTTCGCCGCGCTCGGCTTCGAGACGTCCTTGCCCCGACATTAG
- a CDS encoding LamB/YcsF family protein gives MGINSVAVVADLGESFGNYTIGDDNALLGLVTASNIACGFHAGDPRVMDKTVADCVERGIELGAHPGYPDLVGFGRRLIEASEEEIRTDVLYQLGALDAFARVHGGTITHVAPHGRMGSIAQTDAKHARAITDAIAAYNTDYVVICQRGLLAEESRRRGLEVGYVFLADRGYGDDGMPVSRSHEGGLIFDPELIGERSVQVVQEGTVRSVDGNVVPLGHDADVLLLHGDHPTVLQNGIALRAALDKADVRVAGLRDVLKEKAEVALAR, from the coding sequence ATGGGAATCAACTCGGTAGCCGTCGTCGCCGACCTCGGAGAGAGCTTCGGCAACTACACGATCGGCGACGACAACGCCCTCCTCGGCCTCGTCACCGCGTCGAACATCGCCTGCGGCTTCCACGCCGGTGACCCGCGCGTCATGGACAAGACGGTCGCCGACTGCGTGGAGCGCGGCATCGAACTCGGCGCGCACCCCGGATACCCCGACCTCGTCGGGTTCGGCCGCCGGCTCATCGAGGCGTCGGAGGAGGAGATCCGCACCGACGTCCTCTACCAGCTCGGCGCGCTCGACGCGTTCGCGCGCGTGCACGGCGGGACGATCACACATGTGGCGCCGCACGGCCGTATGGGGTCGATCGCGCAGACCGACGCCAAGCACGCCCGTGCCATCACGGACGCGATCGCCGCGTACAACACGGACTACGTCGTGATCTGTCAACGCGGCCTGCTCGCCGAGGAGTCGCGCAGGCGCGGTCTCGAAGTCGGTTACGTGTTCCTGGCCGACCGCGGCTACGGCGACGACGGCATGCCCGTCTCGCGCTCGCACGAAGGAGGGCTCATCTTCGACCCCGAGCTCATCGGCGAACGCTCCGTCCAGGTCGTACAGGAGGGCACCGTGCGCTCGGTCGACGGCAACGTCGTACCGCTAGGCCACGACGCCGACGTACTGCTTCTGCACGGGGACCACCCGACCGTCCTGCAGAACGGCATCGCGCTGCGGGCCGCGCTCGACAAGGCGGACGTGCGTGTCGCGGGTCTGCGGGACGTCCTGAAGGAGAAGGCCGAGGTCGCGCTCGCCCGTTGA
- a CDS encoding 5-oxoprolinase subunit B family protein gives MTTAPFGTVTVEPFGDSAVMVTVPHAEQAIRRSAIVAFRDRFLAHRPHGVLDVVSGLESLLIEFDPLRTALEHVEYAVRLLARRAPGDGSDGGPELPRAVREFAVPVVFDEETGPDLLSVAEEVGLKPAEVVEGIAKSTFTIALLGAAMAPMMDGLELPGPVRRRAEPRTDVVPGSIMIAGDNAIIQPFPGPTGWRVVGRTPHTIVDISRPDPVSFGPGDIMRFVPVTRDEAAALDAGFLLPVEVSL, from the coding sequence ATGACCACTGCACCGTTCGGTACCGTCACCGTCGAGCCCTTCGGGGACTCGGCGGTGATGGTGACCGTCCCCCACGCCGAACAGGCGATCCGCAGGTCCGCGATCGTCGCCTTCCGCGACCGGTTCCTCGCGCACCGCCCCCACGGCGTGCTCGATGTCGTCTCCGGTCTGGAGTCCCTGCTCATCGAGTTCGATCCACTGCGGACCGCGCTCGAGCATGTGGAGTACGCGGTCCGGCTGCTGGCCCGCCGGGCGCCGGGCGACGGTTCGGACGGCGGTCCGGAACTCCCCCGTGCGGTACGGGAGTTCGCCGTCCCGGTCGTCTTCGACGAGGAGACCGGACCCGATCTGTTGTCCGTCGCCGAGGAAGTGGGCCTGAAACCCGCCGAAGTGGTCGAGGGGATCGCCAAGTCCACCTTCACCATTGCCCTGTTGGGCGCGGCGATGGCTCCGATGATGGACGGGCTCGAACTGCCCGGGCCGGTACGCCGACGCGCAGAGCCGCGTACGGACGTCGTTCCCGGATCGATCATGATCGCCGGTGACAACGCGATCATCCAGCCGTTCCCCGGCCCGACCGGCTGGCGTGTGGTCGGGCGCACCCCGCACACCATCGTCGACATCTCCCGCCCCGACCCCGTCTCGTTCGGCCCCGGCGACATCATGCGCTTCGTTCCCGTCACACGGGACGAGGCGGCCGCGCTGGACGCAGGCTTCCTGCTGCCGGTGGAGGTGTCCCTATGA
- a CDS encoding epoxide hydrolase family protein, whose product MADTTPGIRSFRIDIPQTRLDDLHSRLAATRWPDELPGVGWSRGVPLAYLKDLAEHWRTTYDWRVHEAALNEHPQYMTTIDGQNIHFLHVRSPEPDATPLVLLHGWPGSVVDFLDVIGPLSDPRAHGGDPADAFHLVVPSLPGFAFSTPLAGPGMGAATMAGALTRLMSQLGYARYGVHGYDTGSWVAPEMGKQAPDHVIGIHVNAMITFPVGAEGEMDGLTEVEQRRWQAMQNFNDGYLQCNSKRPQTVAYALTDSPVGQLAWVVEKFKELTDPEDGLPEDSIARDRILTEVSLYWLTGTAASAAQVYYEEMSANAWSEAVADDWSTDPGIDTTQDTGWDNGQDDWASDRRGTVPTAVLVSTHDVTIRRWAERDHNVVRWTELDRGGHFLAMEAPDLLVGDVREFFDKSS is encoded by the coding sequence ATGGCAGACACGACACCCGGTATCCGCTCTTTCCGCATCGACATCCCGCAGACCCGGCTCGACGATCTCCACTCCCGTCTGGCCGCCACCCGCTGGCCGGACGAGCTGCCCGGTGTCGGCTGGAGCCGGGGCGTTCCGTTGGCCTACCTCAAGGATCTCGCCGAACACTGGCGCACCACATACGACTGGCGGGTCCACGAGGCGGCGCTCAACGAGCACCCCCAGTACATGACCACCATCGACGGGCAGAACATTCACTTCCTGCATGTGCGCTCCCCCGAGCCCGACGCCACGCCGCTGGTGCTGCTGCACGGCTGGCCGGGCTCGGTGGTGGATTTCCTCGATGTCATCGGGCCCCTGTCCGATCCCCGCGCGCACGGCGGCGATCCGGCCGACGCCTTCCACCTGGTCGTCCCCTCGCTGCCGGGGTTCGCGTTCTCCACCCCACTGGCCGGTCCGGGCATGGGCGCGGCCACGATGGCCGGGGCTCTCACCCGGTTGATGTCCCAACTCGGCTACGCGCGCTACGGCGTCCATGGTTACGACACCGGCTCGTGGGTCGCCCCGGAGATGGGCAAGCAGGCCCCGGACCACGTCATCGGCATCCACGTCAACGCGATGATCACGTTCCCGGTCGGCGCGGAGGGCGAGATGGACGGCCTCACCGAAGTCGAACAACGACGCTGGCAGGCCATGCAGAACTTCAACGACGGCTACCTGCAGTGCAACTCCAAGCGGCCACAGACGGTGGCCTACGCCCTCACCGATTCCCCTGTCGGTCAGCTGGCCTGGGTCGTGGAGAAGTTCAAGGAACTCACCGACCCGGAAGACGGGTTGCCCGAGGACAGCATCGCCCGGGACCGCATCCTGACCGAGGTCTCGCTGTACTGGCTGACCGGCACCGCCGCTTCAGCCGCGCAGGTCTACTACGAGGAGATGTCCGCGAACGCCTGGAGCGAGGCCGTGGCCGACGACTGGAGCACCGACCCGGGCATAGACACCACGCAGGACACCGGCTGGGACAACGGCCAGGACGACTGGGCATCCGACCGACGCGGGACGGTGCCCACCGCCGTGCTGGTCTCCACCCACGACGTGACCATCCGCCGCTGGGCCGAACGCGACCACAACGTCGTGCGGTGGACCGAGCTCGACCGTGGTGGCCACTTCCTCGCGATGGAGGCCCCGGACCTGCTCGTCGGCGATGTCCGCGAGTTCTTCGACAAGAGCTCGTGA
- a CDS encoding NAD(P)H-binding protein, producing the protein MIVITAPTGNIGRHLLTRLLESAPADGEELRVIVRDPARLPDTARGRVEVITGSHGDAEVVDRAFQGADAVFWLVPPDASRTPEDAYTGFTRPAARALTAHGVGHVVGVSALGRGTPLADRAGLVTASLAMDDLLAGTGVAYRALANPSFFENLLEEAASIRDKGVFTDVVDADRKAPLVAVADIAAVAAGLLLDRSWTGTGSVPVLGPQDLSPNDLARIMTERFGRPVRYERQSLDELRTTLVGHGLDEAFVQGIADMKRAKDEGLDAGVTRTPDTAGPTTFEHWCARTLKPAVLS; encoded by the coding sequence ATGATCGTCATCACGGCCCCCACCGGGAACATCGGCCGCCATCTGCTCACCCGGCTCCTGGAGTCCGCCCCCGCCGACGGGGAGGAACTGCGCGTGATCGTGCGTGACCCCGCACGGCTGCCGGACACGGCACGCGGCCGCGTCGAGGTGATCACCGGCTCGCACGGCGACGCCGAAGTGGTCGACAGGGCCTTCCAGGGCGCGGACGCCGTCTTCTGGCTCGTCCCCCCGGACGCCTCCCGCACCCCGGAGGACGCCTACACCGGCTTCACCCGCCCCGCTGCGAGGGCGCTCACCGCCCACGGGGTCGGCCACGTCGTCGGCGTCTCCGCCCTCGGCCGCGGCACCCCGCTGGCCGACCGCGCCGGACTCGTCACCGCTTCTTTGGCCATGGACGACCTTCTGGCCGGCACGGGCGTCGCCTACCGGGCCCTGGCCAACCCGTCCTTCTTCGAGAACCTCCTGGAGGAGGCCGCCTCGATCCGCGACAAGGGCGTCTTCACCGACGTCGTCGACGCCGACCGCAAGGCGCCACTCGTCGCCGTCGCCGACATCGCGGCCGTCGCCGCCGGCCTGTTGCTGGACCGCTCGTGGACGGGCACCGGCAGCGTCCCGGTCCTCGGACCGCAGGACCTGTCACCCAATGACCTGGCCCGCATCATGACCGAGCGGTTCGGCCGCCCCGTCCGCTACGAACGCCAGTCGCTCGACGAGCTGCGCACCACCCTCGTCGGCCACGGCCTCGACGAGGCGTTCGTCCAGGGCATCGCCGACATGAAGCGGGCCAAGGACGAGGGCCTCGATGCCGGCGTCACCCGCACCCCGGACACCGCCGGTCCCACCACCTTCGAGCACTGGTGCGCCCGGACCCTCAAGCCCGCCGTCCTCTCCTGA
- a CDS encoding SDR family oxidoreductase, with protein MTTSAGRTALITGAGSGMGLETARLLARDGATVVLVGRRQEALDEVAATIRAEGGTALALAADITRPDDVTRVLDRVHADLGPVDILVNNAGSASTVLNPQWLPHDEWRQVLDVNLTAVFQLTQAVLPDMLGRGTGTIVTVSSLAAVNPNLLGGAAYGAAKAGVRNFMTFLHNTFRNQGLRAITVLPGEADTPILDNRARPPAAEERAHMVQPEDVAEAVRLAVALPQRVVLQEIVVAPTRQRDTSADLEISRWAGAPADASPQP; from the coding sequence GTGACGACGTCGGCCGGCAGAACCGCGCTCATCACAGGGGCCGGCAGCGGGATGGGGCTCGAAACCGCGAGACTCCTTGCCCGGGACGGCGCCACCGTTGTGCTCGTCGGCCGCAGACAGGAGGCGCTCGACGAGGTCGCGGCCACCATCCGCGCCGAGGGTGGAACCGCCCTCGCCCTCGCCGCGGACATCACCCGCCCGGACGACGTCACTCGGGTCCTCGACCGCGTCCACGCCGACCTCGGCCCGGTCGACATCCTCGTCAACAACGCGGGCAGCGCGTCGACGGTGCTCAACCCGCAGTGGCTCCCGCACGACGAGTGGCGCCAGGTCCTCGACGTGAACCTCACGGCCGTCTTCCAGCTCACCCAGGCCGTGCTGCCCGACATGCTCGGCCGCGGCACCGGAACCATCGTCACCGTCTCGTCGCTCGCAGCCGTCAACCCCAACCTGCTCGGCGGCGCGGCCTACGGCGCCGCCAAGGCCGGGGTGCGCAACTTCATGACGTTCCTGCACAACACCTTCCGCAACCAGGGACTGCGGGCCATCACCGTGCTCCCCGGCGAGGCGGACACTCCCATCCTCGACAACCGCGCGCGACCGCCGGCCGCCGAGGAACGCGCCCACATGGTGCAACCCGAGGACGTGGCCGAGGCCGTCCGCCTGGCTGTCGCCCTGCCCCAGCGGGTCGTCCTCCAGGAGATCGTCGTCGCCCCGACCCGACAGCGGGACACCTCCGCCGACCTGGAGATCAGCCGCTGGGCGGGCGCCCCCGCCGACGCCTCACCACAGCCCTGA
- a CDS encoding RraA family protein, whose translation MTQDNVRVAPAWDRPDQQVLQRFREHSVANLGDALDRLNIVDGGISPVWRGAKAVGTALPVLTVAGDNKAVIAALDHIRPGDILVINAFGYDGRAVIGDNLAQRFDVFGAVGAVVDGYVRDRAIIEKLGVPVFARGLTPAGPFKNGPGTIGEPVALGGVVVNPGDIVVADDDGVIVIPPHRAEEALTAVEAIVAREADLDAEVAELRSRIA comes from the coding sequence ATGACCCAAGACAACGTGCGTGTGGCCCCGGCCTGGGACCGCCCGGACCAACAGGTGCTCCAGCGGTTCCGCGAGCATTCCGTGGCCAATCTCGGCGACGCCCTGGACCGGCTGAACATCGTGGACGGCGGGATCTCGCCGGTCTGGCGGGGAGCGAAGGCGGTCGGCACCGCGCTGCCCGTGCTCACCGTCGCCGGCGACAACAAGGCGGTGATCGCCGCGCTGGACCACATCCGCCCCGGGGACATCCTGGTCATCAACGCCTTCGGCTACGACGGCCGCGCCGTCATCGGCGACAACCTCGCCCAGCGGTTCGACGTGTTCGGCGCCGTCGGCGCGGTCGTCGACGGCTACGTCCGTGACCGCGCGATCATCGAGAAGCTCGGCGTGCCCGTCTTCGCACGCGGGCTCACGCCTGCCGGCCCCTTCAAGAACGGACCGGGCACGATCGGCGAACCCGTCGCCCTCGGCGGTGTCGTGGTGAACCCCGGCGACATCGTCGTCGCCGACGACGACGGCGTCATCGTCATCCCGCCCCATCGCGCCGAGGAGGCGCTGACGGCGGTCGAGGCGATCGTCGCCCGTGAGGCCGACCTCGACGCCGAGGTCGCGGAACTGCGGAGCCGAATCGCCTGA
- a CDS encoding MFS transporter, whose protein sequence is MTTSDRLDTTSDRHEASSDQLDATTAGVVTADGKVVRKATVAGAIGSFVEWYDYGIYGLLVTYLAINIMGEAEAGGLFLTNVGFLVSFVARPFGSVICGYLGDRLGRKRLLAGLLVLISAATAAIGLIPSHAAIGVAAPVLLVALRVLQGFSAGGEVAGAMSFVGEYAPDARRNYMMSFIAVGSFIALMVGSAFSAILISTLGDDAMASWAWRVPFLVAVPLGYVGFYIRRQLEETPHFKALRERNTVVRNPLKDALTSPRHLKAIVLTIFLPALNGPGYYLLFVYMPTYLKTSLGDDNNFSMLRALTVTAVSLVAIAVCIPLMARLSDRIGRKPVLVFSAVAMAVVSYPMFLLITTGEFALACIGTTVLAIAFSGHAAVVHTVLAEMFPTTVRYSAYSIGFSISTIIFGGSAPLLMTELIESTGSNLIPAFAAITTALITLVAIAFVRETKGRPLAAH, encoded by the coding sequence ATGACAACGTCAGATCGGCTCGACACGACGTCAGATCGTCACGAGGCATCGTCGGACCAGCTCGACGCGACCACGGCCGGTGTGGTCACCGCGGACGGCAAGGTGGTCCGCAAGGCCACCGTCGCCGGAGCCATAGGTTCCTTCGTCGAGTGGTACGACTACGGCATCTACGGCCTGCTCGTCACCTATCTCGCGATCAACATCATGGGGGAGGCGGAGGCCGGCGGGCTCTTCCTCACCAACGTCGGCTTCCTGGTCAGCTTTGTCGCGCGGCCGTTCGGCAGCGTCATCTGCGGATACCTGGGAGACAGGCTCGGGCGGAAGAGACTGCTCGCCGGCCTGCTGGTACTCATCTCGGCCGCCACCGCGGCGATCGGTCTCATCCCCTCCCACGCCGCCATCGGCGTCGCCGCGCCCGTTCTGCTGGTCGCGCTCCGGGTGCTGCAGGGCTTCTCGGCCGGTGGTGAGGTGGCGGGTGCCATGTCGTTCGTCGGCGAGTACGCCCCGGACGCCCGCCGCAACTACATGATGAGCTTTATCGCCGTCGGCTCGTTCATCGCGCTCATGGTCGGCAGCGCCTTCTCGGCCATCCTCATCTCCACGCTCGGCGACGACGCCATGGCCTCCTGGGCCTGGCGGGTGCCGTTCCTCGTCGCCGTCCCGCTCGGCTATGTCGGCTTCTACATCCGCCGCCAGCTGGAGGAGACCCCGCACTTCAAGGCACTGCGAGAGCGCAACACCGTCGTACGCAACCCGCTGAAGGACGCGCTCACCTCCCCGCGGCACCTGAAGGCGATCGTGCTCACGATCTTCCTGCCCGCGCTCAACGGGCCTGGCTACTACCTGCTGTTCGTCTACATGCCGACCTATCTGAAGACCTCGCTCGGCGACGACAACAACTTCTCCATGCTGCGGGCGCTCACCGTCACCGCTGTCAGCCTGGTCGCCATCGCCGTCTGCATCCCCCTCATGGCCCGGCTGTCGGACCGTATCGGCCGCAAACCCGTGCTGGTGTTCTCCGCCGTCGCGATGGCCGTGGTCTCGTACCCGATGTTCCTGCTCATCACCACCGGTGAGTTCGCGCTGGCATGCATCGGCACCACCGTGCTCGCGATCGCCTTCTCCGGCCACGCAGCCGTGGTGCACACCGTGCTCGCCGAGATGTTCCCGACCACGGTGCGCTACTCCGCCTACAGCATCGGGTTCAGCATCTCCACGATCATCTTCGGCGGCAGCGCCCCGCTGCTGATGACCGAGCTCATCGAATCGACCGGGTCCAATCTGATCCCCGCCTTCGCCGCCATCACCACCGCCCTGATCACCCTGGTCGCCATCGCGTTCGTACGTGAGACCAAGGGTCGTCCGCTGGCCGCCCACTGA
- a CDS encoding helix-turn-helix transcriptional regulator → MVETSGRLLKLLSLLQSHRAWSGTELAERLAVSRRTLRRDVERLRELGYPVHATQGAAGYRLGAGAELPPLLLDDDEAIAVVIGLRTAADGSVTGIEESSLRALTKLEQVLPSRLRHRVHTLHTATVRAGAVPAPEVSAGTLMAIAEACRRRERLRFDYISPRSGHSIRSVEPHSLVSFGRHWYLVAWDTDRTDWRTFRVDRLTPRTPTGPRFSPRELPDGDVATYLAHQLSSQTWPFRATVTLHEPAAAVADRVWPGMGVIEPVDDHSCLLHLGAGTPRDLAWMITSVDADFTLTHAPPELADALRTQGTRCLNAVREV, encoded by the coding sequence ATGGTCGAGACCTCCGGGCGGCTGCTGAAGCTGCTCTCCCTGCTGCAGAGCCACCGCGCCTGGTCCGGCACGGAGCTCGCCGAACGCCTCGCAGTCAGCCGGCGCACCCTGCGCCGCGATGTGGAGCGGCTGCGCGAGCTCGGCTACCCGGTGCACGCCACCCAGGGCGCCGCCGGCTACCGGCTCGGCGCCGGCGCCGAACTGCCCCCGCTGCTGCTCGACGACGACGAGGCCATCGCCGTCGTGATCGGGCTGCGCACCGCGGCCGACGGCTCGGTCACCGGGATCGAGGAGTCCTCCCTGCGCGCACTCACCAAGCTGGAGCAGGTGCTGCCGTCCCGGCTGCGGCACCGGGTGCACACCCTGCACACCGCTACCGTCCGGGCCGGCGCCGTCCCGGCCCCAGAGGTCTCCGCGGGCACCCTCATGGCCATCGCCGAGGCATGTCGTCGGCGTGAGCGGCTGCGCTTCGACTACATCAGCCCCCGCAGCGGCCACAGCATCCGCTCGGTCGAGCCGCACAGCCTGGTCAGCTTCGGGCGCCACTGGTACCTGGTCGCCTGGGACACCGATCGCACCGACTGGCGCACCTTCCGTGTCGACCGGCTCACCCCACGCACGCCGACCGGCCCGCGGTTCAGCCCCCGCGAACTCCCCGACGGTGACGTGGCCACGTACCTGGCCCACCAACTGTCGTCGCAGACATGGCCCTTCCGGGCCACGGTCACCCTGCACGAGCCCGCCGCAGCGGTCGCCGACCGCGTCTGGCCCGGCATGGGCGTCATCGAACCCGTCGACGACCACAGCTGTCTGCTGCACCTGGGCGCCGGCACCCCCCGCGACCTCGCGTGGATGATCACCTCGGTCGACGCCGACTTCACCCTCACCCACGCCCCACCTGAACTCGCCGACGCTCTCCGCACCCAAGGCACCCGCTGCCTGAATGCCGTACGAGAGGTATAG